The following are encoded together in the Arcticibacterium luteifluviistationis genome:
- a CDS encoding NADH-quinone oxidoreductase subunit C, with protein MDFSAFENISSAIEAKFGSESILDKKAEAIQPYIVIDKKNLVAICEFLHADEGFYFDLLNCITAIDNGPENNTMELWYHLTSIPFEKSFIIRVIIDRTPKEDEELPTVPSLNSIWKTADWHEREAFDLFGINFSDHPDLRRILLPADWVGYPLRKDYQEMEEYHGIKVKY; from the coding sequence ATGGATTTCTCTGCTTTTGAAAACATTAGTTCAGCTATTGAAGCCAAGTTTGGCTCTGAAAGCATTTTAGATAAAAAGGCAGAAGCTATTCAACCCTACATTGTTATTGACAAAAAAAATCTGGTAGCAATATGTGAATTCCTTCATGCCGACGAAGGCTTTTATTTTGACCTTCTGAATTGCATTACGGCTATTGATAATGGACCAGAAAACAATACTATGGAACTGTGGTATCACCTCACTTCTATTCCTTTTGAAAAGTCTTTTATTATTAGAGTAATTATTGATCGCACTCCAAAAGAAGACGAAGAACTACCTACTGTGCCTTCGCTAAATTCTATTTGGAAAACGGCAGACTGGCATGAAAGAGAAGCTTTTGACCTTTTTGGAATAAATTTCTCAGACCATCCTGATTTAAGAAGAATACTTTTACCAGCCGACTGGGTGGGCTATCCGTTAAGGAAAGATTACCAAGAAATGGAAGAATACCACGGCATCAAAGTCAAGTACTAA
- a CDS encoding metallophosphoesterase family protein — protein sequence MAVIGLISDTHGYLDPKVAEHFVNCDQIWHMGDIGDQDILESLNKLKPTTAVFGNIDSKEIQWNLEEDEVIDLEGLRFLLRHIVGMPPKYNKATKQLILEQKIDVLICGHSHQKCVIKDKENGIIFINPGAAGKQGFHKDRYLMIMTVENKKIVNLEQINLGKR from the coding sequence ATGGCAGTAATTGGTCTTATATCTGACACTCACGGTTATTTAGACCCAAAAGTAGCAGAACACTTTGTCAACTGTGACCAAATATGGCACATGGGAGATATAGGAGACCAAGACATTTTAGAAAGTCTAAACAAACTCAAACCCACCACAGCAGTTTTTGGAAATATTGACTCTAAAGAAATTCAATGGAACTTAGAGGAAGATGAAGTAATAGACTTGGAAGGACTTCGTTTTCTATTAAGACACATTGTAGGAATGCCTCCAAAATATAACAAAGCCACTAAGCAGCTCATATTGGAACAAAAAATAGATGTACTAATTTGTGGGCATTCGCATCAAAAATGCGTTATTAAAGATAAGGAGAACGGGATTATATTTATTAACCCAGGAGCCGCCGGAAAGCAGGGTTTTCATAAAGACCGATATCTAATGATAATGACGGTGGAAAATAAAAAAATTGTAAATTTAGAACAGATTAATCTAGGCAAACGATAA
- a CDS encoding sulfite exporter TauE/SafE family protein, whose product MSVFFVPIAGFFYDFQAVLGLTSLYYVFSNISKIVLFFKGMDVRIFLIIGIPSIVFVIIGAYLSQFLKGEIPALILGLFLVSFSFFLLLKPGFTLKPSNQNGILGGSLSGFAAGVLGTGGAIRGLTLASFNVEKATFLATSALIDFWVDSSRFVVYYSQDYITLDMLWKAPVLLVISFVGTWIGKKMLDRISQENFRKIALWLILVVGITSIIKFFM is encoded by the coding sequence TTGTCTGTCTTTTTTGTGCCAATTGCTGGTTTTTTCTATGACTTCCAAGCTGTTTTAGGACTAACATCACTTTACTATGTCTTTAGCAATATTTCTAAGATAGTTCTATTTTTCAAGGGCATGGATGTCCGAATTTTTCTAATTATTGGAATTCCGAGTATTGTCTTTGTGATTATAGGAGCTTATTTGTCTCAGTTCTTAAAAGGCGAAATCCCAGCATTAATACTGGGTTTGTTCCTAGTAAGCTTTTCTTTCTTTTTGCTATTAAAACCAGGTTTTACGCTAAAGCCGAGTAATCAAAATGGTATTCTGGGTGGTAGCTTATCTGGTTTTGCAGCGGGTGTTTTAGGTACTGGTGGAGCCATCAGGGGGCTTACTTTGGCTTCTTTTAATGTAGAAAAGGCTACATTTTTGGCTACATCTGCATTGATAGATTTTTGGGTTGATTCTAGCAGATTTGTGGTCTATTATTCACAAGACTATATCACACTAGATATGCTCTGGAAAGCTCCTGTTTTACTTGTGATTTCTTTTGTGGGTACTTGGATCGGAAAGAAAATGCTGGACAGAATATCTCAAGAAAACTTCAGGAAAATAGCTCTTTGGTTAATCTTAGTTGTGGGAATAACTAGTATAATTAAGTTCTTTATGTAA
- a CDS encoding L,D-transpeptidase family protein produces MKQMLILFFFVNLMALGQDDFSHLASERNIKLSQTEGNKVLSELAYETYYGHKPKLLFYNALDEKIDSLNVEQWIKVASNSTSKDALLSHLEPDFSEYTSSLQYKYHPDYYKLSEFQNFFRWVNRFEHSSFILINVASNELIFYKDNQPWLTMNVIVGTTKNKTPIMATEADAIMVYPYWTPTKNIAINEILPKTKEDLNYLERNNFEVLNQKYEVINPASIHWDTLNAKNFKYTFRQGTGCDNSLGLLKINIKNPYSIYMHDVPHTAYSQSLFKRESRFFSHGCIRLERPIDLAKLLQPKEIINEELLAQCLIDKKPQVIELKQSVPVFIMYFTDYIDQKGEWKSVKDHYKIIKYDQSHVSN; encoded by the coding sequence ATGAAACAAATGCTGATTCTCTTCTTTTTTGTGAATCTCATGGCCTTAGGTCAAGACGATTTTTCGCACCTGGCTTCTGAAAGAAATATTAAGCTTAGTCAAACTGAAGGAAATAAAGTTTTAAGCGAACTGGCTTATGAAACCTACTACGGACACAAACCAAAACTACTTTTTTATAACGCACTCGACGAAAAAATTGACAGCCTCAATGTAGAACAATGGATAAAAGTAGCCTCTAACAGCACTTCTAAAGACGCCTTATTAAGTCATCTAGAACCTGACTTTTCGGAATACACTTCAAGTTTGCAGTACAAATATCATCCTGATTACTACAAACTGAGTGAGTTTCAAAACTTCTTTCGATGGGTAAACAGATTTGAGCATAGCTCTTTTATACTTATCAATGTAGCATCCAACGAACTCATATTTTATAAAGACAATCAACCTTGGCTTACTATGAATGTGATAGTAGGCACCACAAAAAATAAGACACCTATCATGGCTACGGAAGCCGATGCCATTATGGTTTACCCCTATTGGACTCCCACAAAAAACATCGCGATAAATGAAATTTTACCAAAAACAAAAGAAGACCTCAACTACTTAGAACGAAACAACTTTGAAGTACTAAATCAAAAATATGAAGTTATTAATCCCGCCAGCATTCATTGGGACACCTTAAACGCCAAGAACTTCAAGTACACATTTCGCCAAGGTACAGGATGCGATAATTCATTAGGCTTACTCAAAATAAATATCAAAAACCCCTACAGTATTTACATGCATGATGTGCCGCATACGGCTTACAGTCAAAGTCTCTTCAAAAGAGAAAGCCGTTTTTTTAGTCATGGGTGTATACGCCTTGAGCGACCAATAGACTTGGCAAAGTTACTACAGCCTAAGGAAATCATTAATGAAGAGCTATTAGCCCAATGCCTTATAGACAAAAAACCACAAGTCATTGAATTAAAACAAAGTGTACCTGTTTTCATCATGTATTTCACTGACTATATTGACCAAAAAGGTGAATGGAAATCAGTAAAAGACCATTACAAAATCATTAAATATGACCAAAGTCATGTTTCTAATTGA
- a CDS encoding heavy metal translocating P-type ATPase: MPAILEQVICHHCGEICQESGVDFDGKDFCCVGCKTVYEILSDKDLCTYYDLNQHAGVSLKSKNFEGKFEYLGIEEIVNELLDFKSQNFHKLNLYLPDVHCSSCVWLLENLQKVKKGVISSKLNFTKKELELAYRPSETSLKEIVELLATLGYEPLISLNNTANKNAPKKSNRLIKQIAVVGFCAGNIMLLSFPEYFNLDLDNAVDSQYQAFFLYLNVLLALPVYFYGAWDYLKGAYISIKELIAKNTDILSVDIPISLGISALFFRSLYESFFNHGGAYWDSLAGLVFFLLIGKWTQTKTFEFLSFERNYKSYFPLAVQIISKKSTTYRTVESLKKDEVMLIHNEELIPADSVLMEGKAYIDYSFVTGESEPIRINEGELVYAGGRQKGDNISLRIQKEVSQSYLTQLWNNAALKKNQVKQDTKLSAAFTKYFTYITLAIAISTGVYWQFNDPSLVWPALTAVLMVACPCALTLSMPFTMGTVMNIFGRNNFYVKNPLVIQQMSEIDQLIFDKTGTLTKNSSSEINFIGEALSHEEITLLKSITKLSLHPISKIIFANLTTSKTLETDYFFEHKGAGLEAIIAGKEIKLGNADFLNIPNAQRTQEASVYLKIGKELKGYFVIKPSYRAGLDSVLQQINGSYQTQLLSGDNSKDRKHLEAFFKAQNLHFGLKPQEKLDFIADLQNQNQNIMMLGDGLNDAGALGQSDVGIAISENTQAFTPASDAILDAEKFSLLPKFLLFSKKSVNIVKLSFLLSLVYNFVCIGWAVTGQLSPVYAAIFMPLSSISVVLFAILLTHISAKKLKLI; encoded by the coding sequence ATGCCAGCCATTTTAGAACAAGTTATATGTCATCATTGTGGTGAAATCTGCCAAGAATCTGGTGTTGATTTTGACGGCAAAGACTTTTGCTGTGTAGGCTGTAAAACAGTCTACGAAATTCTATCAGACAAGGACTTATGCACCTACTACGACCTCAATCAACATGCTGGCGTAAGCCTGAAAAGCAAAAACTTTGAAGGTAAATTTGAATACCTCGGCATTGAGGAAATTGTAAATGAACTTCTTGATTTTAAATCTCAGAACTTCCATAAACTCAATTTATATCTTCCAGATGTACATTGCAGCTCCTGCGTTTGGCTCTTAGAAAACTTACAAAAAGTAAAAAAAGGGGTAATTAGTTCTAAATTAAATTTCACAAAGAAAGAACTTGAATTGGCCTACAGGCCAAGTGAAACTTCGCTGAAAGAAATTGTGGAATTATTAGCCACTTTAGGTTACGAACCGCTTATCTCTCTGAATAATACTGCGAATAAAAATGCTCCTAAAAAGTCAAATAGGCTTATAAAACAAATAGCCGTGGTTGGCTTTTGTGCTGGAAACATCATGCTACTAAGTTTTCCAGAGTATTTCAATTTAGACTTAGATAACGCCGTTGATTCCCAATATCAAGCCTTCTTTTTATACTTAAATGTACTTTTGGCATTGCCTGTATACTTTTATGGAGCATGGGACTATTTAAAAGGTGCCTATATTTCTATTAAAGAACTAATTGCTAAAAACACCGACATCCTGAGTGTTGACATTCCGATTTCACTTGGTATTTCGGCTTTGTTTTTTAGAAGTTTATATGAAAGTTTCTTTAATCATGGCGGAGCTTATTGGGACAGTTTAGCCGGCTTGGTGTTCTTTCTTTTAATAGGAAAATGGACTCAAACCAAAACCTTTGAGTTTCTATCTTTTGAAAGGAATTATAAATCTTACTTCCCACTGGCGGTACAAATTATAAGCAAAAAATCAACAACTTACAGAACTGTAGAAAGTCTAAAAAAGGACGAGGTCATGCTTATTCATAATGAGGAGCTAATTCCTGCCGATTCTGTACTAATGGAGGGTAAAGCCTACATAGATTATAGTTTTGTAACTGGAGAAAGTGAACCAATACGAATAAACGAAGGAGAACTAGTTTATGCTGGAGGCCGTCAAAAAGGCGACAATATCAGTTTGAGAATACAAAAAGAGGTGTCTCAAAGCTATTTAACACAGCTCTGGAACAATGCCGCTTTAAAGAAAAACCAGGTCAAGCAAGACACCAAACTCTCCGCTGCTTTCACCAAATACTTCACCTACATTACGCTAGCCATAGCTATATCGACAGGTGTATATTGGCAATTTAATGACCCTTCACTGGTTTGGCCAGCACTTACGGCCGTGCTAATGGTGGCATGCCCATGTGCACTTACACTCTCTATGCCTTTTACCATGGGAACTGTTATGAACATTTTTGGGAGAAATAACTTTTATGTTAAAAACCCCTTGGTAATTCAGCAGATGTCAGAAATTGACCAATTGATTTTTGACAAAACGGGAACCTTAACTAAAAATAGTTCTTCGGAAATAAACTTCATTGGTGAAGCACTTAGCCACGAAGAAATAACATTGCTCAAAAGCATCACCAAACTATCCTTACATCCTATCAGTAAGATAATTTTCGCTAATTTAACCACGAGTAAAACTTTAGAAACAGATTACTTTTTTGAGCATAAAGGTGCAGGATTAGAAGCGATAATTGCGGGTAAAGAAATAAAACTGGGTAACGCTGACTTCCTTAATATTCCAAATGCCCAAAGGACCCAAGAAGCCTCTGTATATCTAAAAATTGGCAAAGAACTAAAAGGCTACTTCGTCATTAAACCTAGTTATAGAGCAGGTTTAGATAGCGTTTTGCAGCAAATAAACGGGAGCTACCAAACGCAACTCCTTTCTGGCGATAATAGTAAAGACAGAAAGCACTTAGAAGCTTTTTTCAAAGCTCAAAACCTTCATTTTGGACTGAAACCTCAAGAAAAGTTAGACTTCATTGCTGACCTTCAAAACCAAAACCAAAACATTATGATGCTAGGTGATGGACTTAATGATGCCGGAGCTTTAGGCCAAAGTGATGTAGGAATAGCTATTTCGGAAAACACACAGGCATTTACGCCAGCATCAGATGCTATTTTAGATGCTGAAAAATTCAGCCTACTTCCTAAGTTTCTTTTGTTTAGCAAAAAGTCTGTTAATATTGTTAAACTTAGCTTTTTACTCTCTTTAGTTTATAACTTTGTTTGCATAGGATGGGCTGTCACCGGACAATTATCGCCTGTTTATGCAGCCATATTTATGCCCCTCAGCTCCATTTCTGTTGTGCTATTTGCTATTCTTTTAACACATATTTCTGCTAAAAAACTTAAACTTATTTAA
- the ccoS gene encoding cbb3-type cytochrome oxidase assembly protein CcoS has product MSIIILLVILALLVAGGFLMAFFWATDDGQFDDTETPAMRILGDD; this is encoded by the coding sequence ATGTCAATCATAATACTCTTAGTTATTTTAGCACTTTTGGTGGCAGGAGGTTTCTTGATGGCCTTCTTCTGGGCTACAGATGATGGTCAATTTGACGACACAGAAACCCCAGCCATGAGAATTTTAGGAGATGACTAA
- the ccoN gene encoding cytochrome-c oxidase, cbb3-type subunit I: protein MDLNVTTTKSGESLEGFHYDNKIVKAFMIATVVFGIVGMLAGLTASIQLFFPAANFNLPYTTFGRMRPLHTNAVIFAFVGNGMFAGIYYSLQRLSKAPMFSKTLSWLHFWGWQLIIVGAAVTLPLGFTTSKEYAELEWPIDIAIAVVWVIFTINLVGTLVKRRERHMYVAIWFYLATAVTIALLHIVNSLAIPVSLFKSYTLFAGVQDALVQWWYGHNAVAFFLTTPILGLMYYFLPKAANRPVFSYKLSIIHFWSLIFIYIWAGPHHLLYTALPDWAQSLGVAFSIMLLAPSWGGMLNGLLTLRGAWDRVREDPVLKFFVVAVTAYGMATFEGPMLSLKNVNAISHYTDWTVAHVHVGALGWNGFMIFGMLYYLVPRMWKTKLYSTKLANAHFWIATLGILFYALPLYWAGFTQSLMWKEFDTDGFLAYPNFLETVTQILPMYVMRSIGGTMYLIGTFIMVYNLLKTAGTGIFQTEEYAEAPALKKNVKIAGGHWHAVLERKPVLFTILSFVAVLIGGVVEFVPTWIIDSNVPTISSVKPYTPLEIEGRDIYIKEGCNNCHSQMIRPFRDETERYGEYTKAGELVYDHPHLWGSKRTGPDLQREGGKYPNSWHYNHMLDPSSMSPGSIMPSYPWLFDNDVDTELTSKKLSVMQTLGVPYSDKEVENAVSTMQEQAEAISENLAEGGIEVSESTEIVALIAYLQRLGTDIKVNR, encoded by the coding sequence ATGGATCTAAACGTTACCACTACCAAATCAGGTGAGTCTTTAGAAGGATTTCACTACGACAATAAGATTGTCAAGGCATTTATGATAGCCACGGTAGTTTTTGGGATTGTAGGAATGCTTGCAGGCTTGACCGCTTCCATTCAGCTCTTTTTCCCAGCTGCCAACTTTAATCTACCTTATACTACTTTTGGTAGAATGAGACCTCTGCATACCAATGCAGTCATTTTTGCTTTTGTAGGAAATGGCATGTTTGCAGGTATTTACTATTCGCTACAGCGTCTTAGTAAGGCTCCCATGTTTAGCAAAACACTTAGCTGGCTCCATTTCTGGGGATGGCAACTTATCATTGTAGGTGCTGCTGTTACATTACCATTAGGCTTTACTACTTCTAAAGAATATGCCGAACTAGAGTGGCCTATTGATATAGCTATAGCTGTAGTTTGGGTTATTTTCACCATTAACTTGGTAGGAACTTTAGTAAAAAGAAGAGAGCGACATATGTATGTCGCTATTTGGTTTTATCTAGCCACAGCTGTTACTATTGCTCTTTTACATATCGTCAATTCTCTTGCTATACCAGTTAGCTTATTTAAAAGTTATACTTTATTCGCGGGTGTTCAAGATGCCCTTGTTCAGTGGTGGTATGGTCATAATGCCGTGGCATTCTTTTTAACCACACCTATTTTAGGTTTGATGTACTACTTCTTACCTAAAGCAGCTAACAGGCCTGTATTTTCATATAAATTATCTATCATCCACTTTTGGTCTTTGATATTTATATATATCTGGGCGGGTCCTCACCATTTATTATATACTGCTTTACCTGATTGGGCACAGAGTTTAGGTGTAGCTTTCTCTATCATGCTTTTAGCTCCTTCTTGGGGTGGTATGCTTAACGGGCTTTTGACATTACGTGGAGCCTGGGACAGAGTTAGAGAAGACCCTGTTCTTAAATTCTTTGTAGTTGCTGTAACTGCATACGGTATGGCCACTTTTGAAGGCCCTATGCTTTCACTTAAAAACGTGAACGCTATATCTCATTATACTGACTGGACCGTAGCTCACGTGCACGTAGGTGCTCTTGGTTGGAACGGTTTTATGATTTTTGGAATGTTGTACTACCTAGTTCCAAGAATGTGGAAAACAAAGCTGTACTCTACTAAACTAGCCAATGCACACTTCTGGATTGCTACTTTAGGAATACTATTTTATGCACTTCCATTATACTGGGCTGGTTTCACACAAAGTTTAATGTGGAAAGAGTTTGATACTGATGGTTTCTTAGCTTATCCAAACTTCTTGGAGACGGTAACTCAAATTCTTCCAATGTATGTGATGCGTTCTATTGGTGGTACTATGTATTTGATAGGAACATTCATCATGGTTTATAATTTATTAAAAACCGCAGGTACTGGTATTTTCCAAACAGAAGAATATGCAGAAGCACCAGCTCTAAAGAAAAACGTAAAAATAGCTGGTGGACACTGGCACGCCGTTTTAGAGAGAAAACCAGTTCTATTTACTATATTATCTTTTGTTGCCGTATTAATTGGTGGAGTTGTTGAGTTTGTTCCCACTTGGATAATTGATTCTAATGTGCCTACTATCTCTTCTGTAAAACCTTACACACCATTAGAAATAGAAGGTAGAGATATTTATATCAAAGAAGGCTGTAATAACTGTCACTCTCAAATGATTCGTCCGTTTAGAGACGAAACAGAGCGATACGGTGAATACACCAAAGCTGGTGAGTTAGTATATGATCACCCTCACTTATGGGGTTCAAAAAGAACTGGACCAGACTTGCAGCGTGAAGGAGGCAAATACCCTAACAGCTGGCATTATAACCACATGTTAGACCCAAGCAGTATGTCGCCTGGCTCCATTATGCCTTCTTACCCATGGTTATTTGACAACGATGTAGACACTGAACTTACGTCTAAAAAGCTATCTGTTATGCAGACTCTAGGTGTACCATACTCCGATAAGGAGGTTGAGAATGCCGTAAGCACTATGCAAGAACAAGCTGAAGCTATATCTGAAAATTTGGCCGAAGGCGGAATTGAGGTGAGCGAGAGCACAGAAATAGTAGCACTTATAGCCTACTTACAAAGATTAGGAACCGACATAAAAGTAAACCGATGA
- a CDS encoding CcoQ/FixQ family Cbb3-type cytochrome c oxidase assembly chaperone produces the protein MIKNYLSDIEGVSIYPIISLSIFFIFFVLLGIFVFKSDKKYITYMENLPLGDSERKDSQA, from the coding sequence ATGATAAAGAACTACCTATCTGATATAGAAGGGGTAAGTATTTACCCTATCATATCGCTAAGCATATTTTTCATATTCTTTGTGCTTCTTGGAATATTTGTGTTCAAGTCTGACAAAAAATATATCACTTACATGGAAAACCTTCCTTTAGGCGACAGCGAAAGGAAGGATTCTCAAGCCTAA
- a CDS encoding cbb3-type cytochrome c oxidase N-terminal domain-containing protein: protein MNFQIQTGEQLFQFILLVVLIIFAIILLGVVINVFLTAQAILNKRIGIETKSFSLDTWWKKIKGEVPMEMESELMMDHDYDGIRELDNHLPPWWLGMFYAGIVFAVVYMFNYHVWKWSPLQTEEYEIAMNEAAEQKALAQENSPEEAIDESAVELITDETQVTRGKTIYEGNCAVCHGNLGEGGVGPNLTDEFWIHGGSVSSIFQTVKYGVPEKGMISWEATLKPLDIQQVSSFIISLQGTNPPNGKAAQGDKYTPEEAAEPVEAEEVI from the coding sequence ATGAATTTTCAAATACAAACTGGAGAACAGTTATTCCAATTTATATTATTGGTTGTTCTCATCATTTTTGCCATTATACTTCTTGGTGTAGTTATCAATGTTTTTCTCACTGCTCAAGCTATTTTGAACAAGAGAATAGGCATAGAGACTAAATCATTTTCACTGGACACTTGGTGGAAAAAGATTAAAGGTGAAGTGCCCATGGAAATGGAGTCTGAACTAATGATGGATCATGATTATGATGGCATTAGAGAACTGGATAATCACCTTCCACCATGGTGGCTAGGTATGTTTTATGCTGGTATCGTTTTCGCAGTTGTTTATATGTTTAACTATCATGTTTGGAAATGGAGTCCTCTACAAACCGAAGAGTATGAAATAGCCATGAATGAGGCTGCTGAACAGAAAGCACTAGCACAAGAAAATAGCCCTGAGGAGGCTATAGATGAAAGTGCTGTAGAACTTATTACTGACGAAACTCAGGTAACTAGAGGGAAAACTATTTATGAAGGTAACTGTGCCGTATGCCACGGAAATTTAGGTGAAGGTGGCGTAGGACCAAACCTTACCGACGAATTTTGGATTCATGGTGGTTCTGTTAGTAGTATTTTCCAAACCGTGAAATATGGTGTTCCTGAAAAAGGAATGATTTCTTGGGAAGCTACACTTAAGCCACTCGATATTCAGCAAGTCAGTAGTTTTATTATTTCACTCCAAGGCACTAACCCTCCAAATGGGAAAGCGGCTCAAGGTGATAAATATACCCCTGAAGAAGCTGCCGAACCAGTAGAAGCCGAAGAGGTAATTTAA
- the ccoG gene encoding cytochrome c oxidase accessory protein CcoG, protein MSTTDVFQELYEDDEYRDSLATVDKDGKRIWLYPKKAKGPFLNKRLWATIVFLAIFISGPFIKIGGQPLLMMNLFERKFVIFGQYFLPQDFVLFGLGMIIFVLFIALFTVAFGRIWCGWLCPQTVFMEMIFRPIENWLEGDGRSQKKFDEAPWTFDKIWRKTLKHIIFIAFSIMIAHITMAYLIGIEKVKELISHSPSENLSGFIGLVVFTGVFYFVFTKLREQVCIAICPYGRLQGVLVNRDTMTVIYDYLRGEPRGKIKKNATKEETEAQGDCVDCKLCIQVCPTGIDIRNGIQLECVNCTACIDACDDVMEKVNKPKGLIRYASVESVEKGVPYKFSKRSIAYSIVLTLLIGVEALLIIGRSDIETTVMRVPGQLYQTTEKGTVTNLYNAQMVNKSQEAMSIEMKLIEPSGVLRIVGAEESIPLPSGEKNEVVFFLELEKDKVTSTKTEVIIDLYSKGEKVETIETTFFGPVAK, encoded by the coding sequence ATGTCTACCACCGATGTTTTTCAGGAATTATATGAAGATGATGAATACCGTGACAGTTTAGCCACGGTAGACAAAGACGGTAAGAGAATCTGGCTATACCCTAAAAAGGCAAAAGGCCCTTTTCTTAACAAAAGACTTTGGGCAACCATCGTTTTCCTTGCCATCTTCATCAGCGGTCCTTTTATAAAAATTGGTGGGCAACCATTATTGATGATGAACCTCTTTGAAAGGAAGTTCGTCATCTTTGGTCAATATTTCCTTCCGCAAGACTTCGTTTTGTTTGGCCTAGGCATGATAATCTTTGTGTTGTTTATAGCACTATTTACCGTAGCCTTTGGTAGAATCTGGTGTGGATGGCTTTGCCCTCAAACCGTCTTCATGGAAATGATTTTCAGACCCATAGAAAACTGGTTAGAAGGTGATGGAAGAAGTCAAAAGAAATTTGACGAAGCCCCTTGGACTTTTGATAAAATTTGGAGAAAAACTCTTAAGCATATTATTTTCATTGCCTTTTCTATCATGATAGCCCATATCACCATGGCCTATTTAATTGGAATAGAAAAAGTAAAAGAGCTCATAAGCCATTCTCCTTCTGAAAACCTTTCTGGCTTTATAGGCCTAGTGGTATTTACTGGTGTTTTCTATTTTGTTTTCACCAAACTTAGAGAGCAAGTTTGTATCGCTATTTGCCCTTATGGAAGGTTACAAGGTGTACTGGTAAACAGAGACACCATGACTGTGATTTATGATTACCTGAGAGGTGAGCCAAGAGGCAAAATCAAGAAAAACGCGACCAAAGAAGAAACTGAAGCTCAAGGAGATTGTGTAGACTGCAAGCTTTGCATACAGGTTTGCCCAACCGGAATTGACATCAGAAATGGAATTCAATTAGAGTGTGTAAACTGCACAGCATGTATTGACGCCTGTGACGATGTCATGGAAAAGGTAAACAAGCCAAAAGGATTGATACGATACGCTTCTGTGGAATCTGTAGAAAAAGGAGTTCCTTACAAATTCTCTAAAAGGTCTATCGCTTACTCCATTGTTTTAACGCTCCTTATTGGTGTGGAGGCTTTACTAATTATTGGAAGGTCTGACATAGAAACTACCGTCATGAGAGTGCCAGGCCAACTGTACCAAACTACAGAAAAAGGTACTGTTACTAACCTTTATAATGCCCAAATGGTCAATAAATCTCAGGAAGCCATGAGCATTGAGATGAAACTAATAGAACCTTCTGGCGTTTTAAGAATAGTTGGGGCAGAAGAAAGTATCCCCTTACCGTCTGGCGAAAAGAATGAAGTAGTATTCTTCTTAGAATTAGAGAAAGACAAGGTAACTAGTACCAAAACAGAGGTAATAATAGATTTGTACAGCAAAGGTGAAAAAGTGGAAACTATAGAGACTACCTTTTTTGGTCCTGTGGCTAAATAG
- a CDS encoding FixH family protein, with protein sequence MSWGKGIALLYSGFVVFMVGLVYMCVQQENIFLVSSDYYKQELAYQDKINHSQNAADLSSEVIIDYTETGLAITFPQECNESSGEISLYRPSNANKDVSIPFRLSLSNTLNVPTANLDKGLWVLKLSWSKNDKEYYLEEKITV encoded by the coding sequence ATGAGTTGGGGAAAAGGTATTGCGTTATTATATAGCGGTTTTGTTGTCTTCATGGTTGGGCTAGTTTATATGTGCGTGCAGCAAGAAAACATTTTTTTAGTTAGCTCTGATTACTATAAACAAGAACTGGCTTACCAAGATAAGATAAACCATAGTCAAAATGCGGCTGACCTAAGTTCAGAAGTTATTATTGACTATACTGAAACAGGACTAGCTATTACTTTCCCTCAAGAGTGTAATGAGTCTTCTGGTGAAATAAGTCTTTACAGACCTTCAAATGCCAACAAGGATGTGTCAATTCCTTTTAGGTTGAGCTTAAGCAATACCTTAAATGTGCCAACCGCTAATTTGGACAAAGGACTTTGGGTTTTAAAACTAAGCTGGTCAAAAAACGACAAAGAATACTACTTAGAGGAAAAAATCACGGTCTAA